Proteins from one Telopea speciosissima isolate NSW1024214 ecotype Mountain lineage chromosome 1, Tspe_v1, whole genome shotgun sequence genomic window:
- the LOC122641446 gene encoding uncharacterized protein LOC122641446 — translation MANHCFPNLVGAMDRLWFHHIIFLSEPMTILSPKTTKPMSETPLISLSSPNLCDSTPSEDEISSASSPTTTQDDFYNEEEELRPTRLNLSTTTKIRSQSSSPSVKKIPNRRRYSGSVSGEGRRLRKTKSCKSLWELEYEELKGFSDLGFKFKKELVTPRMMSVIPGLQRLEEYEGREEHRCADEAPKDDEIEVDREEDEEEEQRGVMRPYLSEAWLIKRPDSPLLNLKIPRASAADDMKKHLRFWARTVAAVIQQES, via the exons ATGGCTAATCATTGCTTCCCTAACCTTGTTGGAGCAATGGATCGACTTTGGTTCCACCATATCATTTTTCTCTCAGAGCCAATGACAATACTTAGCCCCAAAACCACCAAACCCATGTCAGAGACTCCTTTGATCTCACTTTCAAGTCCAAACCTCTGTGATTCAACTCCTTCAGAGGATGAAATCTCATCAGCCTCATCTCCAACTACTACTCAG GATGACTTCTACAACGAAGAAGAGGAATTAAGACCCACAAGGTTAAACCTTTCAACAACAACCAAAATCCGGTCCCAATCATCGTCTCCTTCGgtgaaaaaaatcccaaatcgtCGCAGATATTCAGGTAGTGTTAGTGGTGAGGGAAGGAGATTAAGGAAGACGAAGAGCTGCAAGAGCTTATGGGAACTGGAATACGAAGAGTTAAAAGGGTTCAGCGATCTGGGCTTCAAGTTCAAGAAAGAACTGGTGACACCACGAATGATGAGCGTCATCCCTGGTCTTCAGAGACTGGAGGAATAcgaaggaagagaagaacacCGATGTGCCGACGAAGCACCCAAAGACGATGAAATTGAAGTAGATAGagaggaggatgaggaggaggagcaaAGAGGAGTAATGAGGCCTTATCTGTCTGAGGCTTGGCTGATAAAGAGACCCGATTCGCCACTCCTCAATCTCAAGATCCCAAGAGCTTCTGCGGCTGATGATATGAAGAAGCATCTTCGGTTCTGGGCCAGAACTGTGGCTGCTGTGATTCAACAAGaatcttga